A stretch of Fusarium poae strain DAOMC 252244 chromosome 2, whole genome shotgun sequence DNA encodes these proteins:
- a CDS encoding hypothetical protein (MEROPS:MER0014418~TransMembrane:12 (i457-474o503-521i528-546o552-578i590-611o617-640i688-704o724-744i751-769o781-800i812-832o844-865i)), with the protein MSFSTEELHERISQSVSHHEHDLAEICKKIHENPEYNYKEFKAHDNICNLMQQLGYNVKRHAYDIQTSFQVEFGKGGKLIVFNAEYDALPGLGHACGHNLIATSSIAAFLATAEVMRQSNIPGRVRLLGTPAEEGGGGKVHLIKAGAYEGVDACLMAHPTGRLSPPDSDNVDGVSAAKTSARRQLKVSFTGQSAHAGSAPWDGKNALDAVVSSYVNISLLRQQIQPTERIHGVIRSGGSEPNIIPDSTDLEYYLRAAGVEQVKNIAKKVQACFEAGAIATGCDVKCTCDSDQDYMELRPNISMSTEFTKHMKAFGRDFIDDANQPPMGASTDMGNVSYCLPGIHPMFSIGTEDPEVQPHTPKFADAAGTKEALIRALDCGKGLAATACELLLQPELLDKARDEFKQDMTADKAYKPHLPNQDLDAKMGETLSLQGSIQVAEEDVDNRARGRKVLRRIDICLMPLLLVSYTLQFLDKQSLNFSSIMGIIDDLDLVGSRYSWCSSAFYFGYLAFSYPASFLMVRLPLGKYLAGSSLAWAIVLCCHAAVQSFEGLLVARFFLGVAEASISPGFSLITGMWYTREEQPFRHGTWFLGNAIATMLGGLLAYGIAQIGGPLAAWRWLFIIFGLITLVWAIVLAIFLPDTPSTTRFLDEQQRIDAVDRIRSNQTGMKNNNFKWDQVREVVTDPNILLLMLFQLAFSIPNGAHTTFSSLVMAGFGFSRLEVYLLNMPMGAILAFFALGSTYLCSRFDGYRTIIGACLSLISLTGSLLVRYGPNQGSQLFGLWVFVAFAAGFPIALSMVASNVAGFTKKSVASAMMFMAYTAGNIIGPFLFFPSEAPEYSSGFLATTICFGVSTLTMLLLRFTIIRENKRRDKLQQSSIDLQEGRMDHLELSDITDRKNLNFRYVY; encoded by the exons ATGTCTTTTTCCACCGAAGAGCTTCATGAGAGGATCTCCCAATCTGTCTCGCATCATGAGCACGATCTGGCTGAGATTTGTAAAAAA ATTCACGAAAACCCAGAGTATAATTACAAAGAGTTCAAAGCCCATGACAATATTTGCAATCTCATGCAACAACTGGGCTACAATGTGAAGCGACATGCATACGATATCCAAACCTCGTTTCAAGTAGAATTTGGCAAAGGTGGAAAGCTCATCGTCTTCAATGCTGAATATGATGCACTCCCTGGTCTCGGCCATGCTTGTGGGCACAACCTCATTGCCACGAGCTCAATCGCTGCTTTCTTAGCGACAGCCGAAGTGATGCGTCAAAGCAACATCCCAGGAAGAGTACGACTTCTTGGAACTCCTGCAGAAGAGGGCGGCGGCGGAAAAGTGCATCTTATCAAAGCTGGTGCGTACGAGGGAGTTGACGCCTGTCTCATGGCTCACCCCACTGGAAGACTTTCGCCGCCCGATTCAGACAACGTCGATGGTGTTTCTGCTGCCAAAACAAGCGCAAGGAGACAACTCAAGGTATCATTTACAGGGCAAAGTGCCCATGCCGGAAGTGCGCCTTGGGATGGAAAGAACGCTCTTGACGCTGTGGTATCGTCTTACGTCAACATATCTCTTCTAAGGCAACAGATACAACCTACAGAAAGGATACATGGTGTCATCCGAAGTGGTGGCTCAGAGCCAAATATCATTCCTGACTCTACTGATCTGGAGTATTATTTGAGAGCCGCGGGTGTTGAACAGGTCAAAAACATCGCTAAGAAGGTTCAGGCTTGTTTTGAAGCAGGGGCTATTGCAACAGGATGCGATGTGAAGTGCACATGTGACAG TGATCAAGATTACATGGAACTTCGACCAAACATCTCCATGTCTACGGAATTCACCAAGCACATGAAGGCTTTCGGGAGGGACTTTATCGACGATGCTAATCAACCACCAATGGGCGCATCAACAGATATGG GCAACGTGTCATATTGTCTACCAGGAATCCATCCCATGTTTTCCATCGGAACCGAAGACCCGGAGGTCCAACCTCACACCCCCAAATTTGCCGATGCTGCCGGAACAAAGGAAGCCTTGATTAGAGCTTTGGATTGCGGAAAGGGATTGGCAGCCACAGCTTGCGAGCTACTTCTACAGCCTGAGCTACTGGATAAGGCAAGGGATGAGTTTAAACAGGAT ATGACAGCAGACAAAGCATACAAGCCTCATCTCCCCAATCAAGACCTTGATGCCAAAATGGGTGAGACTTTGAGTCTCCAGGGCTCGATACAAGTTGCTGAAGAGGACGTCGATAATAGAGCACGAGGTCGAAAAGTATTAAGAAGAATTGACATATG TCTTATGCCACTACTCCTTGTTTCCTATACACTTCAGTTCCTTGACAAGCAGTCACTCAACTTTTCCTCTATCATGGGAATAATCGACGACTTA GATCTCGTTGGATCGAGATACAGTTGGTGTAGCAGTGCTTTCTACTTTGGTTACCTTGCTTTCAGCTATCCAGCCTCTTTTCTGATGGTCCGACTGCCACTCGGAAAATATCTTGCTGGCTCAAGTCTTGCATGGGCTATCGTTCTGTGCTGTCACGCTGCAGTGCAGAGTTTCGAAGGACTTCTCGTAGCACGTTTCTTCCTCGGTGTAGCAGAAGCTTCGATTTCTCCAGGTTTCTCTCTCATCACTGGAATGTGGTATACTCGAGAAGAGCAACCGTTCAGACATGGAACTTGGTTCTTGGGTAATGCCATTGCCACGATGCTGGGTGGCTTACTGGCTTATGGTATTGCTCAAATCGGAGGCCCCTTAGCTGCTTGGAGA TGgctctttattatctttgGTCTCATTACTCTCGTCTGGGCCATCGTATTGGCTATTTTTCTGCCCGACACTCCCAGTACTACGCGCTTCCTCGATGAACAGCAGCGCATTGATGCGGTCGATCGAATCCGAAGTAACCAGACTGGCATGAAAAACAATAACTTCAAGTGGGACCAGGTTCGAGAGGTCGTCACAGATCCCAATATTCTCCTTTTGATGCTGTTCCAACTTGCCTTTAGCATTCCCAATGGTGCCCATACTACT TTCAGCAGTCTTGTCATGGCTGGCTTTGGCTTCAGCAGACTCGAGGTGTATCTCCTCAACATGCCTATGGGTGCCATTCTTGCCTTCTTTGCACTTGGATCAACATATCTCTGCAGCCGTTTCGATGGCTATAGAACTATCATCGGTGCATGTCTCAGCTTGATCAG TCTTACCGGTTCCCTCCTTGTTCGTTACGGACCTAACCAAGGAAGCCAACTGTTTGGTCTTTGGGTCTTTGTGGCTTTCGCAGCTGGGTTCCCCATCGCACTATCTATGGTGGCTTCCAACGTCGCCGGCTTTACTAAAAAGAGTGTTGCGTCTGCTATGATGTTCATGGCATATACAGCAGGGAACATCATCGGTCCATTTCTGTTCTTTCCATCTGAGGCTCCAGAATACTCC AGTGGCTTCTTGGCAACGACGATTTGCTTTGGTGTCTCGACGCTGACGATGCTTCTTCTACGATTCACCATCATTCGTGAGAACAAGCGCCGTGATAAGCTACAGCAAAGCAGCATTGATCTTCAGGAGGGGAGAATGGATCATCTTGAGCTTTCAGACATTACTGACAGGAAGAATCTAAACTTCCGCTACGTGTATTAA
- a CDS encoding hypothetical protein (TransMembrane:1 (o20-40i)), with product MNATTLGSTERGSYVDAASYGMYILLFFLPFFVTYVFTVIGNTGYRDGTVAREPPKVPYWIPFVGNTIGFAYDTERFLFSILRKFGKVPLRIFVGAEPMYFIPHGQAIVELFKSSRYLTTKTFGIMTVRDAFGLPQPDVDIYANDDSGVDAKPAPGWEHVEQSKRFHFVQHRQLHAFLSGSALNTMTTKFVEVYSDHVAQDTTFRDGEWVEVDDLYAWLKNHLLRAAVVALCGERFLELSPNFLEEFWSFDYHLPNLFRRLPRWVVPKSYQARDRLLDCLFRYHQYGQQNLDFTDEELLAKDWTPEFDARLIFIR from the exons ATGAACGCCACGACGTTGGGATCGACCGAGCGAGGCTCATACGTCGATGCAGCCTCGTACGGCATGTACATTCTACTATTCTTTCTGCCCTTTTTCGTAACCTATGTCTTCACTGTGATTGGAAATACAGGCTATCGTGATGGAACAGTAGCGAGAGAGCCACCGAAAGTTCCGTACTGGATCCCATTCGTTGGAAACACGATCGGGTTTGCTTATGATACAGAACGATTTTTATTTTCCATTTT GCGCAAGTTTGGTAAAGTCCCTCTTCGAATTTTCGTGGGCGCAGAGCCAATGTACTTTATCCCCCATGGACAAGCAATCGTCGAACTCTTCAAATCCTCTCGCTACCTCACCACCAAGACTTTCGGTATCATGACTGTCAGAGATGCATTCGGTCTTCCTCAGCCTGATGTTGACATCTACGCGAATGACGATTCTGGTGTTGACGCAAAGCCTGCTCCTGGCTGGGAACATGTTGAACAATCCAAGCGCTTTCACTTTGTGCAACATCGCCAGCTACACGCTTTTCTGTCCGGCAGTGCCCTAAACACTATGACGACAAAGTTTGTAGAGGTTTATTCAGATCATGTTGCTCAAGACACGACTTTTCGAGACGGTGAATGGGTAGAGGTCGATGATCTTTACGCTTGGCTCAAGAACCATCTCCTTCGCGCTGCGGTCGTAGCATTATGCGGCGAGCGATTCCTCGAGCTATCGCCTAACTTTCTCGAAGAATTCTGGTCGTTCGACTATCACCTCCCCAATTTGTTCAGAAGGTTACCCCGATGGGTCGTTCCCAAGAGCTACCAAGCCAGAGACCGTCTTCTGGACTGTCTTTTCCGTTATCACCAGTACGGCCAGCAAAACCTTGATTTTACAGATGAAGAGCTACTGGCGAAGGATTGGACCCCGGAATTCGATGCTagacttatttttattaggtga
- a CDS encoding hypothetical protein (TransMembrane:1 (o20-40i)): MLKNIGISPRGSAALDMGLMWAVNANAIPAAMWMLLGILLDKNLTDRVMVEMEPSFHEKSLSFDIDRLCSGPLLNSIYLEILRVRVAAPVGRASLIPNLKFGKWQMKQNVGMLSTSWVGGHDPDFWNTGSTLPDGSEEHPVDKFWAERFLKYEDDPTSGPVRSTNVKPSPEASKRTPEDDSKARAVTEGTQGYFYPYGGGTKMCPGRFFAKQELMAGVAVALRAYEIELVDPEAAAKIGPNMDYFPFGTIPPKGKVPARIRRRQL, encoded by the exons ATGCTCAAGAACATCGGGATTTCACCAAGAGGTAGCGCTGCTCTTGATATGGGCTTGATGTGGGC GGTCAATGCTAATGCCATTCCGGCTGCTATGTGGATGTTGCTGGGCATACTACTCGACAAGAATCTGACTGATAGAGTCATGGTCGAGATGGAACCTTCTTTCCATGAGAAGTCTTTGTCTTTCGATATTGACAGACTCTGCTCAGGACCTCTTCTCAACTCAATCTATCTTGAGATCCTTCGAGTCCGCGTTGCAGCACCGGTGGGCCGGGCTTCACTCATACCCAATCTCAAATTCGGAAAATGGCAGATGAAACAAAACGTCGGCATGCTTTCAACATCCTGGGTCGGTGGCCACGATCCTGACTTTTGGAATACTGGAAGTACACTCCCAGATGGATCCGAAGAGCACCCTGTAGACAAATTCTGGGCCGAGCGGTTCCTCAAATACGAAGACGATCCAACCAGTGGTCCAGTTCGAAGCACCAACGTCAAGCCTTCGCCGGAAGCTTCTAAGCGCACACCCGAAGACGACAGTAAAGCACGTGCAGTTACAGAGGGGACACAAGGATATTTCTACCCCTACGGTGGCGGCACAAAGATGTGCCCCGGTCGCTTCTTCGCTAAGCAAGAACTCATGGCGGGTGTTGCAGTGGCTCTGCGAGCTTACGAGATCGAACTCGTCGACCCTGAAGCAGCAGCCAAGATTGGACCGAACATGGATTACTTCCCGTTCGGTACGATCCCTCCAAAGGGCAAGGTCCCAGCTCGAATCAGAAGGCGACAACTATAA